A section of the Falco biarmicus isolate bFalBia1 chromosome 3, bFalBia1.pri, whole genome shotgun sequence genome encodes:
- the WDTC1 gene encoding WD and tetratricopeptide repeats protein 1: MLGCTAALPIASFRLPHCKKMAKANITRDIIHRQIKERGALGFERHYHVTDPFIRRLGLEAELQGHSGCVNCLEWNEKGDLLASGSDDQHTIVWDPLHHKKLLSMHTGHTANIFSVKFLPHSGDRILITGAADSKVHVHDLTVKETIHMFGDHTNRVKRIATAPMWPNTFWSAAEDGLIRQYDLRENSKRSEVLIDLTEYCGQLVEAKCLTVNPQDNNYLAVGASGPFVRLYDIRMIHNHRKNMKQSPSAGVHTFCDRQKPLPDGAAQYYVAGHLPVKLPDYNNRLRVLVATYVTFSPDGTELLVNMGGEQVYLFDLTYKQRPYTFLLPKKCHTSGEVQNGKTSTNGVSNGIHLHSNGFRLSEGRAHVSPQVELPPYLERIKQQANEAFACQLWTQAIQLYSKAVQKAPNNAMLYGNRAAAYMKRKWDGDHYDALRDCLKAISLNPCHLKAHFRLARCLFELKYVAEALECLDDFKGKFPEQAHSSACDALDRDINAALFSKSDNAEDKKGGGPIRLRATGRKDSISEDEMVLRERSYDYKFRYCGHCNTTTDIKEANFFGSNAQYIVSGSDDGSFFIWEKETTNLVRVLQGDESIVNCLQPHPSYCFLATSGIDPVVRLWNPRPESETLNGRVVVDMEGASQANQRRMNADPLEVMLLNMGYRITGLTSGGAGGSDDEDSSEGQVQCRPS; encoded by the exons gGTCACTCTGGGTGTGTCAACTGTCTAGAATGGAATGAAAAAGGAGA cttGTTGGCCTCTGGCTCTGATGACCAGCATACCATTGTCTGGGATCCTCTGCACCACAAGAAACTCCTTTCTATGCACACGGGACATACTGCAAACATATTTTCTGTCAAG TTCTTGCCACATTCAGGGGATCGGATCCTCATCACGGGAGCTGCAGATTCCAAGGTGCATGTCCATGACTTGACTGTCAAGGAGACCATCCACATGTTTGGAGATCACACCAACAGAGTTAAACGGATTGCCACAGCTCCCATGTGGCCTAACACCTTCTGGAGTGCAGCAGAAGATGGGCTAATCAG aCAGTACGATCTGCGAGAGAACAGCAAACGTTCCGAAGTCCTGATAGACCTGACAGAGTACTGCGGGCAGCTGGTGGAGGCCAAATGCCTGACGGTCAACCCCCAGGATAACAACTACTTAGCAGTAGGAGCAAGTGGACCCTTTGTACGGCTCTACGACATACGCATGATCCACAACCACAG AAAAAACATGAAGCAGAGTCCTTCAGCTGGAGTACACACATTCTGTGACAGACAGAAACCCCTCCCAGATGGTGCGGCGCAATACTACGTGGCAG GGCACCTTCCAGTGAAGCTTCCAGACTACAACAACCGGCTGAGAGTTCTGGTGGCCACGTACGTCACCTTCAGTCCTGATGGCACTGAGCTCTTAGTCAACATGGGAGGGGAGCAG GTCTATTTGTTTGATCTAACATACAAACAGCGACCATATACTTTTCTCCTCCCAAAGAAATGCCATACTTCAGGGG AAGTGCAGAATGGAAAAACCTCTACCAATGGAGTGTCAAATGGCATCCATCTCCACAGCAATGGCTTCCGCTTGTCCGAAGGAAGAGCACATGTGAG TCCCCAGGTGGAGTTACCTCCGTATCTGGAGAGAATCAAGCAGCAAGCCAACGAGGCTTTTGCTTGCCAGCTGTGGACTCAAGCCATCCAGCTATACAGCAAAGCAGTCCAGAAAGCCCCCAATAATGCCATGCTGTATGgaaacagagctgctgcctaCATGAAACGCAAGTG GGATGGGGACCATTATGATGCTTTAAGAGACTGCTTGAAGGCCATATCCTTGAATCCATGCCACCTGAAAGCCCATTTCCGTCTTGCCCGCTGTCTATTTGAACTCAAGTACGTGGCAGAAGCACTGGAGTGTCTGGATGACTTTAAAGGGAAGTTCCCAGAACAAGCACATAGTAGTGCCTGCGATGCATTAGACAGAGACATCAATGCAGCCCTCTTCTCCAAGAGTGATAACG CTGAAGACAAGAAAGGGGGTGGCCCCATCCGGCTGCGAGCCACAGGCCGCAAGGATTCCATCTCGGAGGATGAGATGGTGCTGAGGGAGCGCAGCTACGACTACAAATTCCGATACTGTGGCCACTGTAACACTACTACAGACATCAAAGAGGCCAATTTCTTTGGCAG CAATGCACAGTACATAGTCAGTGGGTCAGATGACGGCTCCTTCTTCATCTGGGAGAAAGAAACCACCAACCTGGTTAGAGTGCTGCAGGGAGACGAGTCGATTGTCAATTGTCTCCAGCCTCATCCCAGTTACTGCTTCCTGGCTACCAGTGGCATCGACCCAGTTGTACGACTGTGGAACCCTAGGCCAGAG AGTGAAACCCTTAATGGCCGTGTGGTAGTAGACATGGAAGGTGCTTCCCAAGCTAACCAGAGACGAATGAATGCAGACCCGCTGGAGGTGATGTTGCTGAACATGGGGTACCGGATTACAGGACTGACcagtggtggggctggaggCTCAGATGATGAAGACAGCTCAGAGGGGCAAGTCCAGTGCCGGCCCAGCTAA